The Labrus mixtus chromosome 16, fLabMix1.1, whole genome shotgun sequence genome window below encodes:
- the LOC132991136 gene encoding cytochrome c oxidase subunit 6B1-like has translation MSEEMEEKIKNYRTAPFDARFPNTNQTRNCYQNYLDFHRCTKALSAKDQDTAPCEWYQRVYKSLCPMSWVQKWDDQLEAGSFAGKI, from the exons ATGTctgaagagatggaggagaagatcAAGAACTACAGGACGGCTCCTTTTGACGCCCGCTTCCCCAACACCAACCAGACCCGCAACTGTTACCAGAACTATCTGG ATTTCCACAGATGTACTAAAGCTCTGTCTGCTAAAGACCAGGACACGGCTCCCTGCGAGTGGTACCAGAGGGTCTACAAGAGCCTGTGCCCCATGAGCTGG gttcAGAAATGGGACGATCAGTTGGAGGCGGGAAGCTTCGCGGGAAAGATCTGA